Within Streptomyces antibioticus, the genomic segment TCGAGCAGGTCGCCGACGGCGCCTATGTCACCGGCGCCGCGCTCGCCCGCCTGGGCTCCGCCGAGGGACACCGGCAGGCCCTGCGCGAGACCGTCCAGCACACCCTGGACCGGCTGCGGGACTCGATCGGCGCCGCCGTCTACGTCAGCCGGTACGTGGACGGCGAGATCACCGTCGACCAGTACGCCGCGGGCCCCGCCACCCCGGCCGTCAACGAGTGGTTCGACTTCCGCTCCTCCGCGCACGCCACCGCGCTCGGCAAGAGCCTGCTCGGCCAGCTCGACCACAACGGCCGGCGCGACCATCTCTCCCGGTACAAGATGGCGCGCCTGACCTCGCGCACCATCACCAGCGACAAACTGCTGCTGTCCCGGCTGGAGGCGCAGCCGCCCACGGTCCCGGTGCTCGACCTCCAGGAGTACGCGGTGGGCACGGTCTGCGCGGCCGTCCCGATCACCGCCGGCTCCTCGGTGGGCTGCCTGGCCCTCTCCCTGCCCGTCGCCCACGCCCACCGTCTGCGCCAGGCCGCCGACGCCCTGAACAGGAACGCGACCCCGGTGCTGCTCTCCCTCGCCATCTGAGGCGGTGCCCGGCGATGGTCGGCGGTGGTCGGAAGCACCCGCGCGGACCAGGTAGTATTTTCTCTGTCGTCGGCCGCGGAACGCGGACGGCGGGAGTCATGCGCCGCTAGCTCAGTTGGTTAGAGCAGCTGACTCTTAATCAGCGGGTCCGGGGTTCGAGTCCCTGGCGGCGCACAGAAGAAGGGCCCCTCGTGGATCACGAGGGGCCCTTCGGCATACCGGCGCCGCGTCACGGCATGAGCTTGTCGACCTCGCCGATGACCAGGTGCGCGGTGACCAGGAAGACGACGCAGAACGCGATGAAGCCGCCGAGGAAGACCAGCACGCACCCCGACTCGGCGAACAGCCTCCCGGGCGCGGGCCGCCTGGCCGTCGCGTGCTCGGGGTTCTCCGCCGTGTAGTGGACGGTGACGACGTCCCCTTCGAGGATCGTGCCCGGCCCGCCCGTCTCCTCGAAGCGCACGGCACGGCCGTCCCGGGTGGCGAACTCGTAGACGTGGTGCAGGGTCGTGCGCACCATCCTGTCGCCGCCGCCGCTGGTCGTCGTGTACGTGCGCAGACAGCGCGCCTCGGCGGTCAGGCCGCTGTTCCAGGCCCGGCTGACCCGCCGGGACCGGTTGACGACCGCGTACACGCCCACGAGCGCGAAGGCGATCATGAGCAACGGCACGACGGTGAACACTGCTTCCACGGTTTCCCCCCGAGACACCCCCGCGCGGCCTGGCCGGCCGGCGTGCAGGGACCGTACCCAACCCGCCCGGGGGTCCGCCTCAAGGGAAGCTCAGAAGTCCGGCGCGCACCGGAGGATCCGTGGGCGCCGTGCGCGGGTGGGGTCCGGCACGGTGCCCACGGAGTCTGCCCTCTCAGGGGCGGAACGCGGCGATCAGAAGGTGACGTCCGAGCAGGCGTAGAACGCGTTGGTCGTGTCGGCGATCGTCCACACCGCGAGGATCACGTGCCGGCCGCTGAGCCCGGACGGCAGAGTGCCGCTGTGCGAGAGGGTGGAAGGGGGCCGCTGACCGTTGTAGGGCACGGTCAGGAACGGTGTGAGGTTGAGGTCGGAGCGGGCCAGGTTGTGGTTCTGGTTCCAGCCCGCCTTGGTCACGTAGTACTTGAAGTCGGTCGTCGCGTGCATGGCGGTGAACTGCCAGCGGAAGGTGTAGCTCTGCCCGCCGTTCACCTTGGTGGCCGGCCACGCCCCGCCGTTCGGGGCCTTCGGGCGGTCGAGCTGGGCGAACCGGGTGTTGTTCCCGGAACACAGTTGTCCGTCGGCCGCGCCGGACGCCGGGAAGCCCTTCGGGCCCTCGACGCTCTGCGGCTCCCACTGGATGTCGCCGCAGTTGGCGACGGTGCCGTTCTGACAGAGTTTCTGCCTGCTGATGGGCAGGTCGGTGTAGCCGTGGCTGCTGGCGCCGCCGGACGAGAGCACGAAGGCTCCCGTGGTGGCGAGGCCGAGCACGGCGGCATAGAGCTTGGTCCGTGTGCGCATGCTGCCGCTCCTGGAGAACGTGGGGAGTTCTGGGAGTTCTGTGAGCTGATGCAGGTCTAGACCAAGTCTGAGGTTATGACCGTTCCTTGAACATGTCCATACCAATCGCACGATCGAATCGCGCCATTGACGTGACGCGCCGCCGGTGTCCGGTCACGGCGCCTGTTCCCCCCGCGCCGAGCAGAAGGCGACGGTCAGGTCCTTCACCAGCGCCTTGCGCTCGTAGTCGTCCAGCTCCACCAGCCCCCGCATGGTCAGCCGGGTCACCGTGTCCTCCACCGAGTCGACGACCGAGGTCAGCACGGTCGCCCGGTGCTGGGCGTCCAGCGCGGCGATCCGGCGGCGGTGCATCGCGGCGGCGACCTCCGGGGCGTACTCCACCCGCAGCGGCTGCACCGAGTACACCTCCAGGCCGATCGCCCCGGCCTCCCGCGCCACCCGCCGGGTCAGCGCCTCGCCCGCCGCGTCGACCGAACCGCGCCCCGAACCCGGCGCCTCCACCGGGATCCGGGCCAGCGCCGCCTCCACGCACTCCCGCAGATACGTCTCGTGGTCCTCCACCCCGAGCGTCGCCCGCGCGGTGTCCCGCACCCGCCACACCACCAGGACGACGACCCGCAGCGCGACCCCGCTGCCGTCGGCCGCCGCCATCGGCTCGCTGCGCCAGTGCCGCAGCCGGACGTCCACCCGGCGGCGCAGCAGCAGCGGGTTGACCCAGAGCAGACCGGTGCGGCGCACGGTCCCCCGGTAGCGGCCGAACAGACCGAGCACCCAGGCCCGCCCGGTCCGGCCGCGCGCCAGACCGCCGAAGCCGAACATCCCGAGGGCACCGGCACCCGCGTACGCCGCCCACTGCGCCGGACCCAGCCCGGTGCCGGCCAGCACCGGCAGCCGCAGCGCGTCGGACACCAGCGGGGGCAGGACCCCGGCCCACCACGAGGTGGCCAGGCACCCCGCCGCCCCGCAGGCCCCGGCCAGCACCCCGACCGCGCCGGGCAGCACCCGCGCCCTGCGCTCCACCAGCGCCGGGTCCACCTCGGCCGCCGGACGCGGGCGCATCGGACCCGGCCGGCGCAGCCTCGGCTGCTCCCCGGTCCCGGCGCGGCTCCCCACCACGGCGGGCCCCATCGCCGCGGTCCGCGGCTCGGCCTCGTCGCGGAACAGCAGATGCACGGGGATCTCGGTGGTCGCCTCGTTCTGGATGAGCCGGGGGGTGGGACGGGGCGCCGCGAACTCGGCGGCACCGAGCGGCGGGGCCGTGGGGGTCGGCTCCTCGGCCGGGGGGTTCGCCGTGCCCTCCGGCTCCGGGGTGTGTGAAGTGGTGGTCGTGCTCATTGCGTGCCTCCAGCCTCCGCGCCAGATACGCCATGACGGTGAAGTGAGTGAGGACCGGCCGGGTCGGGACCGGCCGGGTCGGGACCGGTCACGTCGGGCCCGGTCACGTCGGGCCCGGTCACGTCGGGCCCGGTCGAGCCAGGACCGGCCGGGTCCGAGCCGGTCGCGTGCGGGCCGGTCGCGTGAGGGCCGGCGCCCCGGTGCGGCTACGAGAACAGGCGCCTCCAGGTCTCCGGCCCCGGGTAGCCGTCCGCCGCGCCGCCCCGCCAGCCCTGGGTTCGCTGGAACGCCTCGACGGCACGCCGGTCCGCCTCGCTCCAGCGCGGCCCCGGACCCGTCGTGTAGAACCTGCCGAATCCTTTCTTCACAAGCTGCTTCCCCAACTGCGTGACATGGGCGTTGTTCGCGCCGGGCCGGAACAGCGCCCGGCCGGGAAAGGCGGGGACCTGCGGCGCCGGGGTGGAGGCGGGCGGACCTCCCGCACCCGGGGCCGTCGGGGTCGTGACCTGCGCCGCCGGGATGTTCTTGCCCTTCCCGGTGACCAGCAGGGACCAGGTCACCGGGCCCGGCAGCCCGTCGGCGTCGGCACCGGTCCACCCCTGCGCCTGCTGGAACGCCCGGGTGGCCCGCAGATCGGCGTCGGTCCAGCGCGGGCCGGGCCCCGAGGTGTAGAAACGGGCACCGCCGCGCGCGACGAGGAGTTGACCGAGCCGGGTGACGTGCGCGTTGTCGGCGCCCGGCCCGAAGGACGCCCGGCCGGGGTACGCCGTACCGCCGCCGTCGGCCGGCTCCGGGCCCGCCGCCGAGCCGTCCTTGGAGCTGTCGGCGGCCGTGACCCCCTTGTAGCGGTAGGGGACGTAACTGCTGGAGTGGCTCCAGTAGGCGTAGGGCGTGGACTGCCGTCGGGTGGTCGGGCGGGTCTGCTCGTAGACGGTGTAGTAGGTGTGCGTGTAGTCCGTCCAGCCGCCGAAGATGACGACGTGCGAGCCTTTCTGCGGGTCGGACGGATTGTGGAACAGCAGAATGTCGCCGGGCTGGAGTTCCTCCTTGGAAATACGCGTCCCGAACTGCGCGAGACTGCCCGTCCACTCGTTCCCGGGCAGGTTCCACGCCTTCGAGACGTATCCCGAGCAGTCCTGCCGGTATCCGTCGGACCAGTAGGCGGTCATGCTGTACGGCACTTTCGCCGTGACCCATTCCTTGGCCCGCCGGATGATGTCGGCCCGGGTCGTCGGGGGTGTCTTGACCGGCCCGGACGACTGCCCCGACTTCCCCGGCGGGACGCTCGTCCCGTGCAGCGGGGCGGCGGTGCCCTGCGGGGTGTCGGGCTCCTCACGTGCGGGAACGCCGGGCAGCGCCGGGGCGTGCGGGGCTGCGACGGCGGGTACGGCATGACCGGCGCCGAGGGCCGCGGCGCTCGCCGCGGCGACGACGAGCGTGCGGTGGGCGGCCGGATGCCCGACGATTCCGCCCGTCCCGCCCGTTCCGGCACGGGGCGCCACCCGTCGCCAGTGAACGCATCCGGGGCATTCGCAGTCACTCTCGGGATCGAATTCCTCGAACGCCGGAGTATCCATGCGCTTCCCCTCACCCTCCAGATGGAAATGTCCGCGACTGTGCACGTTCGTCAGTTTCCCAACTGTCTTCGCGGCGCGCATGCTGACGGTCCGAATGATGTACGCCGCCGTCGGCGCGGCCCGGCCCACGGATACCCGGCCGGCTCGGTGGTCGGGGGCGCTCCGGAGGTCATGTAGAGTTCTGCCTGTCAGCACGCGCCGCTAGCTCAGTTGGTTAGAGCAGCTGACTCTTAATCAGCGGGTCCGGGGTTCGAGTCCCTGGCGGCGCACAGACGGTGAAAGGCCCCTCGCGGAAGCGGGGGGCCTTTTGCGGTGACCGGACGGCCTCGGCGGTCATCCGCCGGTGCCCGTCAGATACGCCGACACGACCACGTTCGCCGTATAGCTGCGGGTGGCCCGGTCGAAGGTGCCGCCGCAGGTGATCAGCCGCAGCTCGGCACGGCCCGGGCGGCGCGGCCCGTACGCCTGCCGGGCGTCGAAGCGGTCGCGCGGGACGACCTCGACGCCGTCCACCGTGAACTCGGCGATCTTGCCGTCGTCGCGGGCCACCCGGATGGTCTTGCCGGCCCGCAGGGTGCTGAGCTTGTAGAACACGGCGGGTCTGGTCTCGGTGTCGACGTGCCCGACCATCAGGGCGGTGCCCGGCGCGCCGGGCTTGGCGCCGGCCGCGAACCAGCCGACGACACCCGCCTGGTCGAACGGCGGCGGGTCGATCCCGCCCCGGGTGTCCAGACCACGGGCCACCACCGGCGCCTGCACCCCCAGCTCGGGTATGTCGATGCGCTGCGGCAGCGCCTGCGCCAGCGGGGCGGCGGCGGGCGGCAGCTCGGCACCGTCCGGGCGGCCCACCGCGGCCACGTCACCCGTGGTCGCCGCGGACCCGCCCGGCCCCTCGGTCACCTCACGCCCCCACAGCCACAGGCCGAGCAGCAGCAGGGCCCAGGCCGCGCAGGTGAGGAGACGTCCGGAGGAGCGTTCGCGCTCGTCGGGCACGGGTCAGCCCGCCCTGCGGCTCCGGCGGACACCCCGGAACGCGACGACGGCCGCGGCGACCCCGGCCAGCACCAGACCGGTGACCGCCTGCGCGGTCCCGGGGCCGTCCGTGGTCCGCCCCGCCTCCGCGGCGGCGAGCGGGGCGCTGCCGCCGCCGCCCGCGCGCACGGGCGCGATCGGGGTGACGGGTGCGGTGGCGGGTGCGGTGACAGTGGCGGTTGCGGTGGCGGGGGACGTCGGCACGCGTGGCGCCGACGGATCGGCGGGCAGTGCCCCGGCGACGACCTTGATCCGGCCCTTCACCTGGAAGTCGACGCAGGTGATCTTCACGTCGTAGGTGCCGGCGCCGATCGAGGAGCGGACCTTGGTCTCACCGGCGAGCATGCCGCCGGCGCCGACCAGCCGGGCGTCCGAGACGAACGCCTCGGACACGGCGACGGCCGTACTGCCCACGCAGCCGCTGACCCGCAGGGCGACCTCGCCGCCCGCGACCGGGTTCGAGGGCGTCAGCGTGACGCTTCCGCCGCCGTCCGCCGCCGTCGCGTACGACGCCGGGACGATCACCGCGGTCAGGGCCGCGGCACCCGCACACAAAGTGACTTTCAGTGAACTCATCGTGAACCTCCAGCTATCTGGAGGCTCCCCCGGAAGGACCCGTGGCGCATCCTCACGCGGGGTTTCACTACTCCGAACGGGTAGCGTCCGTCTGCCGCCGGGTTTCGATCCGGCCAGGTCAGATGCGGTCCACGAGGTCCGCGATGGAGTCGACGACCTTCGACGGCCGGTACGGGAAGTTCTCCACCTGCTCGGGGCGGGTGAGACCGGTGAGCACCAGGAACGTCTGCATCCCGGCCTCCATGCCCGCGAGGACGTCGGTGTCCATGCGGTCGCCGATCATCGCGCTGGTCTCGGAGTGGGCGCCGATGGCGTTCAGCCCGGTGCGCATCATCAGCGGGTTGGGCTTGCCCGCGAAGTACGGCTGCTTGCCGGTCGCCTTGGTGATCAGCGCGGCGACCGCCCCGGTGGCCGGGAGGGGGCCCTCGGTGGAGGGGCCGGTCTCGTCGGGGTTGGTGCAGATGAAACGGGCCCCGCCGTTGATCAGCCGGACCGCCTTGGTCATGGCCTCGAAGGAGTACGTGCGGGTCTCGCCGAGGACGACGTAGTCCGGCTCGTGGTCGGTGAGGATGTAGCCGATGTCGTGCAGCGCGGTGGTCAGACCGGCCTCGCCGATGACGTACGCCGTGCCGCCGGGCCGCTGGTCGTCCAGGAACTGGGCCGTGGCCAGCGCGGAGGTCCAGATGTTGGCGATCGGCACGTCCAGGCCCATGCGCTGGAGGCGGGCGTGCAGATCGCGCGGGGTGTAGATCGAGTTGTTGGTGAGCACCAGGAACGGCTTGCCCGAGTCCCGCAGCTTCTTCAGGAAGGTGTCGGCGCCGGGGATCGGGACGCCCTCGTGGATGAGCACGCCGTCCATGTCGGTGAGCCACGACTCGATGGGCCTGCGGTCTGCCATGTGCGAGATCTCCTGCCGTACGCGTGTACGCGGTGGCGCGTCGCTCCAGCGTAGTCACAGGCCCGATCTTGAGGGAACGGCCGGTTCGGAAGCGTCCACCTGCTGGGACTCAGGGGCGGCGGCGGGACCGTACGAGGAAGGCGCCCAGGGCGAGGAGCAGGGCCGCGGCCGCGGTGAGCGCGACGGTGGGGAGGGGGCCGGTGCTGGCCAGTTCCTCGTCGTCCGCCTGCTCGCCGGACGGGGAGGCGGTCGCCGTACGGGTGGGGTCGCCGGACGTGCCCGGCCGGACGGTCTCGGCGGACGGCTTGCCGGGTTCGACGGGGGGCACGGGGGTGCGGCCGGGGGGTGGTGGGGCGGTGGCCGTGGGGGAAGTGGGGGTGGGCTGAGCTTCGGTTTCGGTTTCGGCGTCAGGGTTGGTTTCGGGGTCGGGGTCGGGGTCCGGGTCGGCTTCGGGGCTGACCGAGAAGCGGTAGTCGTTCGACTGGCCGACCCATTCGCCGTCGTCGCCCTGCCGCTGGACGACGGCCGCGTTGACGGTGACGTCGTTGGGCGCGGTGCCGGCGGCGAGCGCCAGGCGCAGCCGGACGCTGAGGGTGCGGCCGGGGCCGACGGTGAAGCCGGGGAACTCCTCGGCGGTCCCCTCGGGGCCCTCGGTGAACGCCCCGACCAGTTCGTCCTCGTCGGTGGTCTCGAAGCGGACGGGGTGGGGGCGGCCGTCGGCGTAGAACTCCAGGCGGGGCTGGGTCGGCTCGAGCGCCCGGTGGGCGTCGACCAGGACGACGACCGGGTGGACGCCGGTGCAGGTGCCGTCGGTGGTGTTGGTCAGGTCGAGGTACCAGGTGCCGTGGCCGGCGCCGGGCCGGTAGGCGCGCGGGCCGCCGCGCAGGCGCGTGGTGAGGGGGAAGGCACCGGTGTCCGCGCCCGCGCAACGGGGGCCGGGCTCGTCGGCCGCGCCGGCCCGCGCGGGCACGGCGAGCAGGGCGGCGGCGGTGGCCAGGCAGAGGGTGGCGTGCGTGCACGGTCGCATGGGCACATGAGCCTGCGGCAGCCGGGGCGGGGAACGGCGACGCCATTCCGTATGACCATATGATTCCGCCCGATCGGCTCACGAAGCGCGGTGATCGCGCCTCACCCGTCCCCCCGCCCGAACACCGGCCCCAGCAGCAGATGGGCCGCCCCCTCCGCCACTCCCCGGGTCCCGCCGGCGGCGAGGCGTACCGGGACCGGGCCCTCCCGGGCGCCCTCGCGGCGGGCGCGTTCGGCGAGGACGGCGGCGACTCCCCGGACGAAGGGCTCGGGGCCGGCCGCGATCGTGCGGCCGCCGAGCAGGACGAGGTCGATGTCGAGCAGCCCGGCCAGGTTCGCCGCGCTCTCGCCGAGCACCCGGGCCGCCTCGTCGACGTCCCCGCGCTCCATCGCCGCCAGACACAGCGCCTCGACGCAGCCCCGGTTCCCGCACGGGCAGGGCGGCCCGTCGAGCTGGATGACCTGGTGCCCGAACTCCCCGGCGCCGGTCCTGGCCCCCCGGTGCACGGTCCCGCCGAGGACGAGTCCGGCACCGAGGCCCGTACCGAGGTGGAGGTAGGCGAAGGAGCCGCGCTCGCCCGCGACGGCGAGTCCGAGGGCGGCGGCGTTGGTGTCCTTGTCGACGACGACCGGCACCCCGAGCCGCCCGGCGAGGGCGTCCCGCAGCGGGAAGCCGTCCCACTCGGGGAATCCGGTGACCCGGTGCAGCACGCCGTGGGTGTGGTCGAGGGGGCCGGGCAGCGCCACGCCGACCCCGAGGAGGGAGGCGCCCGCGGCCCGGCCCAGCGCCTCGGCCTCCCGGACCACGGCCCCGAGCACCGCCTCCGCGCCGGCGCCCAGGTCCAGCGGCGCGCGCCGCTCCCCCACCACGGTCCCGTCCAGGTCGGCCAGCACCGCCCGCAGTTCGTCGCGGTCCAGGTGGACGCCGACCGCGTGCCCGGCCTCCGGGACCAGCCGCAGGACCGTGCGCGGCTTGCCGCCGGTGGACGCGCGATGGCCCGCCTCGGCCGCGAGCCCCTCCTCCCGCAGCCGTGCGGTGATCTTGCTGACGGCCTGCGGGGTGAGCCGGGTGCGCTCGGCGAGTTCGAGGCGGCTGATGCCGTCCGGCCCGGCCGAGCGCAGCAGGTCCAGCACCAGCGCGGTGTTGTGGCTGCGCAGCGCCAGCAGATTCGCACCGGTCGGGCGGGGAGCGCCGTTGGTCCTGTTCACGCCCTCATTCTCTCCTCTGCTTGCACTTTGGCAACAGCGTTGCGAAAGTGGAGGGCATGACTGGTACTCCCCTCCGCGTGGGCCTGGTCGGCTACGGCCTCGCCGGCTCCGTGTTCCACGCCCCGCTGATCGCCGCCACCGAGGGCCTCGCCCTCGACACGGTGGTCACCTCCCACCCCGAGCGGCAGGAGCAGGCCCGCGCCGAGTTCCCGGACGTACGCGTCACCGCCGACGCCGACGGCCTCCTCGCCCGCGCCGACGAGCTGGACCTGATCGTCATCGCCTCCCCGAACAAGACGCACGTGCCGCTGGCCACCGCCGCCTTGAAGGCGGGCCTGCCGGTCGTGGTCGACAAGCCGCTCGCCGGCACCGCCGCCGAGGCACGCGAGCTGGCGGCCCTCGCCGAGGAGCGCGGCCTGCTCCTCTCCGTCTTCCAGAACCGCCGGTGGGACAACGACTTCCTGACCCTGCGCCGGCTCGTGGCCGACGGCGAGCTGGGCGACGTACGGCGCTTCGAGTCCCGCTTCGAGCGGTGGCGGCCGCAGCCGAAGGGCGGCTGGCGGGAGTCCGGCGACCCGGCGGAGATCGGGGGTCTGCTGTACGACCTCGGCAGCCACCTCGTGGACCAGGCGC encodes:
- a CDS encoding IclR family transcriptional regulator, whose protein sequence is MALKHEPTAPYHSAQEALRVLETVARHTTGVTAGELARRTGLGADRLTPLLRMLRREGYVEQVADGAYVTGAALARLGSAEGHRQALRETVQHTLDRLRDSIGAAVYVSRYVDGEITVDQYAAGPATPAVNEWFDFRSSAHATALGKSLLGQLDHNGRRDHLSRYKMARLTSRTITSDKLLLSRLEAQPPTVPVLDLQEYAVGTVCAAVPITAGSSVGCLALSLPVAHAHRLRQAADALNRNATPVLLSLAI
- a CDS encoding DUF3592 domain-containing protein: MEAVFTVVPLLMIAFALVGVYAVVNRSRRVSRAWNSGLTAEARCLRTYTTTSGGGDRMVRTTLHHVYEFATRDGRAVRFEETGGPGTILEGDVVTVHYTAENPEHATARRPAPGRLFAESGCVLVFLGGFIAFCVVFLVTAHLVIGEVDKLMP
- a CDS encoding lytic polysaccharide monooxygenase auxiliary activity family 9 protein; amino-acid sequence: MRTRTKLYAAVLGLATTGAFVLSSGGASSHGYTDLPISRQKLCQNGTVANCGDIQWEPQSVEGPKGFPASGAADGQLCSGNNTRFAQLDRPKAPNGGAWPATKVNGGQSYTFRWQFTAMHATTDFKYYVTKAGWNQNHNLARSDLNLTPFLTVPYNGQRPPSTLSHSGTLPSGLSGRHVILAVWTIADTTNAFYACSDVTF
- a CDS encoding SPFH domain-containing protein, with the protein product MSTTTTSHTPEPEGTANPPAEEPTPTAPPLGAAEFAAPRPTPRLIQNEATTEIPVHLLFRDEAEPRTAAMGPAVVGSRAGTGEQPRLRRPGPMRPRPAAEVDPALVERRARVLPGAVGVLAGACGAAGCLATSWWAGVLPPLVSDALRLPVLAGTGLGPAQWAAYAGAGALGMFGFGGLARGRTGRAWVLGLFGRYRGTVRRTGLLWVNPLLLRRRVDVRLRHWRSEPMAAADGSGVALRVVVLVVWRVRDTARATLGVEDHETYLRECVEAALARIPVEAPGSGRGSVDAAGEALTRRVAREAGAIGLEVYSVQPLRVEYAPEVAAAMHRRRIAALDAQHRATVLTSVVDSVEDTVTRLTMRGLVELDDYERKALVKDLTVAFCSARGEQAP
- a CDS encoding peptidoglycan-binding protein is translated as MDTPAFEEFDPESDCECPGCVHWRRVAPRAGTGGTGGIVGHPAAHRTLVVAAASAAALGAGHAVPAVAAPHAPALPGVPAREEPDTPQGTAAPLHGTSVPPGKSGQSSGPVKTPPTTRADIIRRAKEWVTAKVPYSMTAYWSDGYRQDCSGYVSKAWNLPGNEWTGSLAQFGTRISKEELQPGDILLFHNPSDPQKGSHVVIFGGWTDYTHTYYTVYEQTRPTTRRQSTPYAYWSHSSSYVPYRYKGVTAADSSKDGSAAGPEPADGGGTAYPGRASFGPGADNAHVTRLGQLLVARGGARFYTSGPGPRWTDADLRATRAFQQAQGWTGADADGLPGPVTWSLLVTGKGKNIPAAQVTTPTAPGAGGPPASTPAPQVPAFPGRALFRPGANNAHVTQLGKQLVKKGFGRFYTTGPGPRWSEADRRAVEAFQRTQGWRGGAADGYPGPETWRRLFS
- a CDS encoding class F sortase; the protein is MPDERERSSGRLLTCAAWALLLLGLWLWGREVTEGPGGSAATTGDVAAVGRPDGAELPPAAAPLAQALPQRIDIPELGVQAPVVARGLDTRGGIDPPPFDQAGVVGWFAAGAKPGAPGTALMVGHVDTETRPAVFYKLSTLRAGKTIRVARDDGKIAEFTVDGVEVVPRDRFDARQAYGPRRPGRAELRLITCGGTFDRATRSYTANVVVSAYLTGTGG
- a CDS encoding HAD-IIA family hydrolase; protein product: MADRRPIESWLTDMDGVLIHEGVPIPGADTFLKKLRDSGKPFLVLTNNSIYTPRDLHARLQRMGLDVPIANIWTSALATAQFLDDQRPGGTAYVIGEAGLTTALHDIGYILTDHEPDYVVLGETRTYSFEAMTKAVRLINGGARFICTNPDETGPSTEGPLPATGAVAALITKATGKQPYFAGKPNPLMMRTGLNAIGAHSETSAMIGDRMDTDVLAGMEAGMQTFLVLTGLTRPEQVENFPYRPSKVVDSIADLVDRI
- a CDS encoding LPXTG cell wall anchor domain-containing protein yields the protein MRPCTHATLCLATAAALLAVPARAGAADEPGPRCAGADTGAFPLTTRLRGGPRAYRPGAGHGTWYLDLTNTTDGTCTGVHPVVVLVDAHRALEPTQPRLEFYADGRPHPVRFETTDEDELVGAFTEGPEGTAEEFPGFTVGPGRTLSVRLRLALAAGTAPNDVTVNAAVVQRQGDDGEWVGQSNDYRFSVSPEADPDPDPDPETNPDAETETEAQPTPTSPTATAPPPPGRTPVPPVEPGKPSAETVRPGTSGDPTRTATASPSGEQADDEELASTGPLPTVALTAAAALLLALGAFLVRSRRRP
- a CDS encoding ROK family transcriptional regulator; translated protein: MNRTNGAPRPTGANLLALRSHNTALVLDLLRSAGPDGISRLELAERTRLTPQAVSKITARLREEGLAAEAGHRASTGGKPRTVLRLVPEAGHAVGVHLDRDELRAVLADLDGTVVGERRAPLDLGAGAEAVLGAVVREAEALGRAAGASLLGVGVALPGPLDHTHGVLHRVTGFPEWDGFPLRDALAGRLGVPVVVDKDTNAAALGLAVAGERGSFAYLHLGTGLGAGLVLGGTVHRGARTGAGEFGHQVIQLDGPPCPCGNRGCVEALCLAAMERGDVDEAARVLGESAANLAGLLDIDLVLLGGRTIAAGPEPFVRGVAAVLAERARREGAREGPVPVRLAAGGTRGVAEGAAHLLLGPVFGRGDG
- a CDS encoding Gfo/Idh/MocA family protein; its protein translation is MTGTPLRVGLVGYGLAGSVFHAPLIAATEGLALDTVVTSHPERQEQARAEFPDVRVTADADGLLARADELDLIVIASPNKTHVPLATAALKAGLPVVVDKPLAGTAAEARELAALAEERGLLLSVFQNRRWDNDFLTLRRLVADGELGDVRRFESRFERWRPQPKGGWRESGDPAEIGGLLYDLGSHLVDQALVLFGPAASVYAEADVRRPGAQTDDDTFIAVTHTSGVRSHLYASATTAQLGPRFRVLGSKAGFVKYGLDPQEAALREGGRPGPGWGTEPEELWGRLGAGESPLTGGGTPVRTLPGDYPAYYAAVAKALIDGGPNPVPAVEAAAALDVLEAARRSARDGVVVTL